One Litoreibacter ponti DNA segment encodes these proteins:
- a CDS encoding AAA family ATPase has product MLHMVCGKIAAGKSTLCAKLGASAGPIVISEDDWLGALFADQMKDGADFMRCSAKLRTAMVPHVSALLTAGLTVVLDFAANTVAQRKWMLDVARASHAGHQLHYLDVSDAVCLERLRARNAEGHHAFAATEAQFRRFTALFVPPTEDEGLNIVHH; this is encoded by the coding sequence ATGCTCCACATGGTCTGCGGAAAAATCGCGGCCGGGAAATCGACGCTGTGCGCAAAGCTTGGTGCGTCCGCTGGCCCGATTGTCATTTCTGAGGATGACTGGCTGGGTGCGTTGTTCGCCGACCAGATGAAGGACGGAGCCGACTTCATGCGATGCTCGGCCAAGTTGCGGACGGCAATGGTGCCGCACGTGTCGGCCTTGTTGACTGCAGGTCTAACGGTGGTTTTGGACTTCGCGGCCAACACTGTGGCGCAGCGGAAATGGATGCTGGATGTCGCGCGCGCCAGTCACGCGGGGCATCAATTGCACTACCTTGATGTGTCTGACGCCGTCTGTCTGGAACGCCTTCGCGCCCGCAATGCCGAGGGACATCATGCCTTCGCGGCGACCGAGGCACAATTCCGACGGTTCACGGCGCTCTTTGTGCCGCCAACTGAGGATGAGGGTCTCAACATCGTCCATCATTGA
- a CDS encoding nitroreductase family protein, translating to MPGTPNPLSEMGNLEHVVVAQDERPNPSFKTTALPGFKKTVQGRRAIRKFDGEPIPDEVMRDCFDDAILAPSASNLQCYEFYWVRDAQKRTRLSELCLDQPGAVTAGELIVVVSRVDLWQSHLKKMSDIMTDGGRKPFKGPVRDYYENIVPMLMKTDRFGFHNLKRRLMFWYRGRSEPVVHEPVTRADHRIYGHIQASLAAENLMLSLAAHGYESCPMSGVDKPGISTLLGLSSSAEVTMVIGAGKGTPDGLLSPRARLPFHELVKEV from the coding sequence ATGCCCGGCACGCCGAACCCGCTCAGTGAAATGGGCAATCTCGAACATGTGGTTGTTGCGCAGGACGAACGGCCCAACCCGTCGTTCAAGACAACCGCGCTCCCCGGATTCAAGAAGACCGTTCAGGGTCGTCGCGCCATTCGCAAATTCGATGGCGAACCGATACCCGATGAGGTGATGCGAGACTGTTTCGATGACGCGATCCTGGCCCCGAGCGCCTCAAATCTTCAGTGCTACGAGTTCTATTGGGTCCGGGATGCGCAAAAGAGAACGCGCCTGTCAGAGCTTTGTCTTGATCAGCCGGGGGCAGTGACGGCAGGAGAGCTGATCGTCGTAGTCTCGCGGGTCGATCTATGGCAATCGCACCTGAAGAAAATGTCCGACATCATGACAGACGGTGGCCGTAAGCCCTTCAAGGGGCCGGTCCGGGACTACTATGAAAACATCGTTCCCATGCTGATGAAGACGGATCGCTTTGGGTTCCACAATCTCAAACGCAGGCTGATGTTTTGGTATCGGGGCCGCAGCGAGCCGGTTGTGCACGAGCCGGTCACGCGGGCGGACCACCGCATTTACGGCCACATTCAAGCGAGCCTTGCCGCCGAGAACCTGATGCTGTCCCTGGCCGCGCATGGGTACGAATCCTGCCCGATGAGCGGGGTCGACAAGCCCGGTATCAGCACCTTGCTAGGCCTGAGTTCATCTGCGGAAGTCACGATGGTGATCGGTGCGGGGAAAGGAACGCCTGACGGTCTTTTGAGCCCACGCGCACGGCTGCCATTTCATGAGTTGGTGAAGGAAGTATAG
- a CDS encoding aspartate/glutamate racemase family protein: protein MIVLINPNSTVSMTQAMLRTARETVPTAEFEGWTSHDGPPAIQGEEDGKLAEAPLLELVVKASDRGASAIIIGCFDDTALDAARDLAKCPVIGIGQAAYHLAAVAGKRFSVVTTLDISVPVLEANIRSYGLAGQVGRVRASGVPVLALEQDAHRATDQIVAEIGKAAREDGVQSVVLGCGGMVDIKHKSPQPFGIRLIDGVRAAAVFASEL, encoded by the coding sequence ATGATCGTTCTAATCAACCCGAACAGTACGGTTTCCATGACGCAAGCCATGCTGCGCACCGCCCGGGAAACGGTGCCGACGGCTGAGTTCGAAGGCTGGACATCCCATGATGGCCCCCCGGCAATTCAAGGCGAAGAAGATGGCAAACTGGCCGAAGCGCCGCTACTGGAATTGGTCGTGAAAGCCTCGGACCGGGGCGCGTCGGCGATAATCATCGGATGCTTCGACGACACGGCTCTTGATGCCGCGCGCGATCTTGCAAAATGCCCGGTGATTGGCATCGGGCAAGCGGCCTACCATCTTGCCGCCGTTGCTGGCAAACGCTTCTCCGTCGTCACGACACTTGATATCTCCGTGCCCGTTCTTGAGGCGAATATCAGATCGTATGGTCTGGCAGGCCAAGTTGGCAGGGTGCGGGCCAGCGGCGTCCCCGTTCTCGCGCTGGAGCAAGACGCCCATAGGGCCACCGATCAGATCGTCGCCGAGATTGGGAAGGCCGCACGCGAAGACGGCGTGCAATCCGTCGTGCTTGGATGCGGCGGCATGGTCGATATCAAGCACAAAAGCCCACAACCGTTCGGAATTCGCCTCATAGACGGGGTCCGCGCGGCTGCTGTTTTTGCAAGTGAGCTATGA
- a CDS encoding ABC transporter permease — protein sequence MEPRPRSFYVLSAFFALFLLFLYGPTITIAILSFQGPGGGLTFPMRGTSLHWFRDLFEQQAVGDIWGSFRRSFALGLMVMVTTVVLSVMGGLAFRKKFRGSSVLFYLIITSLVIPSILISLGVGLIFSQSGLEVHWSTSGFGSQLTWTLPFGLLIMFAVFNRFDKSYEEAARDLGATSWQTLRHVVLPIIGPSLIGVALFGFTLSYDEFARTLLTAGSYNTLPLEIFGMTTNVTTPVLYALGTLTTVFSLLMIGLFLSLALWSTRRKARAGSDAGKGML from the coding sequence ATGGAGCCGCGCCCCCGCTCCTTCTACGTCCTCAGCGCCTTCTTTGCGCTTTTCTTGCTGTTCCTTTACGGCCCCACGATCACCATTGCGATCCTGTCGTTCCAAGGCCCCGGCGGCGGACTGACATTCCCCATGCGCGGCACCTCATTGCACTGGTTCCGCGACCTCTTCGAACAACAAGCCGTCGGTGACATCTGGGGCAGCTTCCGTCGCAGCTTCGCATTGGGGCTGATGGTGATGGTGACGACCGTGGTGCTATCCGTGATGGGCGGGCTTGCGTTCCGCAAGAAGTTCAGAGGCTCCAGTGTCCTGTTCTATTTGATCATCACCTCGCTGGTCATCCCCTCGATCCTGATCTCGCTGGGCGTCGGGCTCATCTTCTCCCAATCGGGGCTGGAGGTGCACTGGTCTACGTCCGGCTTCGGGTCGCAGCTGACTTGGACCTTACCCTTTGGCCTTTTGATCATGTTCGCCGTCTTTAATCGCTTTGATAAAAGCTACGAGGAAGCCGCTCGCGATCTGGGCGCAACCTCTTGGCAAACGCTGCGCCATGTGGTGCTGCCGATCATCGGGCCGTCCCTGATTGGCGTCGCATTGTTCGGCTTCACGCTGAGCTACGACGAATTCGCACGCACCCTGCTCACGGCAGGCAGCTACAACACGCTGCCGCTGGAAATCTTCGGCATGACGACCAACGTCACCACACCGGTCCTCTATGCCTTGGGCACTCTCACGACTGTGTTCTCATTGCTGATGATCGGCCTGTTCCTATCCCTCGCTCTGTGGAGCACCCGTCGCAAAGCGCGCGCAGGATCAGATGCAGGCAAGGGCATGCTATGA
- a CDS encoding ABC transporter permease, producing MALPIMAVLVFFLVLPIVMIVTVSFWQATEFSIIPAFDFENYEFLFGSNVTYRVFFNTFKYAFITWVFTLGIGFTVAYFLAFHVRSLTWQIVLFLLCTIPFWTSNIIRMISWIPFLGRNGIANSTLISWGVIDEPLDWLLFSDFAVILAFVHLYTLFMVVPIFNTMMRIDKSLIEAARDAGASGAQILWNVIIPLTKPGIMIGTIFVVTLVMGDFITVRFMSGSQSANVGRLISNDIALLAYPSASATAVVLLLTVLIVIGIMLRFVDIRKEL from the coding sequence ATGGCACTGCCGATCATGGCGGTGCTTGTGTTCTTTCTGGTCCTGCCCATCGTGATGATCGTCACGGTCAGCTTCTGGCAAGCCACCGAGTTTTCCATCATTCCCGCTTTCGACTTTGAGAACTACGAGTTTCTGTTCGGGTCAAACGTCACCTATCGCGTCTTTTTCAACACCTTCAAATACGCGTTTATCACTTGGGTCTTCACTCTCGGCATCGGCTTCACTGTTGCCTACTTTCTAGCCTTCCATGTGCGCAGCCTGACATGGCAGATCGTTCTGTTCCTGCTGTGCACGATCCCCTTCTGGACTTCCAACATCATCCGGATGATCTCTTGGATCCCGTTTCTGGGCCGAAACGGCATCGCCAATTCAACCCTGATCTCATGGGGCGTGATTGACGAGCCGCTGGACTGGCTGCTGTTTTCCGACTTCGCCGTAATCTTGGCCTTCGTGCATCTTTACACGCTGTTCATGGTGGTCCCGATCTTCAACACGATGATGCGTATCGACAAATCCCTGATCGAGGCGGCGCGGGATGCCGGGGCCTCCGGCGCGCAGATCTTGTGGAACGTCATCATCCCGCTCACCAAGCCCGGCATCATGATCGGCACCATTTTCGTGGTCACGCTGGTGATGGGCGATTTCATCACCGTGCGCTTCATGTCCGGCTCTCAATCGGCCAATGTCGGGCGTCTGATTTCAAACGACATCGCGCTGCTTGCCTATCCGTCGGCGTCCGCCACGGCCGTGGTGCTGTTGCTGACGGTACTGATCGTCATCGGCATCATGCTGCGCTTCGTCGACATCCGGAAGGAGCTATAG
- a CDS encoding 2TM domain-containing protein: MEHSDEYQSAKNRVEAKMSFYTHYSVYAAVILLLAIINFMTSSGAIWFHWPMLGWGIAVALHAAFVFVFPRRFAVTEQMIQKEIGKARERS; the protein is encoded by the coding sequence ATGGAGCATTCAGACGAATACCAATCAGCAAAGAACCGGGTTGAAGCCAAGATGAGTTTCTACACGCATTATTCGGTATATGCCGCGGTCATTTTGCTACTTGCGATCATCAATTTCATGACGTCCTCCGGCGCCATCTGGTTCCACTGGCCGATGCTGGGCTGGGGGATTGCCGTGGCCCTTCATGCCGCGTTCGTTTTCGTGTTCCCAAGGCGGTTCGCTGTCACAGAACAGATGATCCAAAAGGAGATCGGCAAGGCGCGAGAGCGGTCCTGA
- a CDS encoding ABC transporter substrate-binding protein, giving the protein MTKVSRRNVLKGGAAFAAGTTLGAPMIWAQNIKDVTLRQFGTGVSNLNDVANKVKEDLGFTLEMTALDSDSVTQRAATQPNSFDIADIEYWICKKVWPTGNLQAMDTSKIKNYDKIVGIFRNGKLTPESTIAQGTAPHTVGFTEGPEGKTFVDNESGWMTLIPTIYNADTLGIRPDLIGRPINNWSELLNPEFKGKASILDISSIGIMDMAMVVESMGEYKYPDKGNMTREEIDLTMAIFTEAKKNGQFRAFWKSFDESVNLMASGEVVIQSMWSPAITAVKSKGVPCVYQPLEEGYRSWGGGIGLSASLSGLERDAAYEYINWYLDGWVGGYLMRQGYYSAVPETSKNYMSENEWGYWFEGKAATDTITSPTGDALAQAGETRDGGSFQDRMGAVACWNAVMDENQYMVRKWNEFIAA; this is encoded by the coding sequence ATGACCAAAGTTTCAAGACGGAATGTTCTGAAGGGCGGCGCAGCCTTTGCCGCAGGAACGACGCTCGGCGCGCCGATGATCTGGGCGCAAAACATCAAAGATGTCACTTTGCGCCAGTTCGGCACCGGCGTGTCGAACCTCAATGACGTGGCCAACAAGGTGAAGGAAGACCTTGGCTTCACGCTGGAAATGACGGCGCTCGATTCCGACAGCGTAACCCAGCGTGCGGCCACGCAGCCCAACAGCTTTGACATTGCCGATATCGAATACTGGATCTGCAAGAAGGTCTGGCCGACCGGCAACCTGCAGGCGATGGATACGTCCAAGATCAAGAACTACGACAAGATCGTGGGCATCTTCCGCAATGGCAAGCTGACGCCGGAAAGCACCATCGCCCAAGGCACGGCTCCGCACACCGTGGGCTTCACCGAAGGCCCCGAGGGCAAGACCTTTGTCGACAACGAATCCGGCTGGATGACGCTGATCCCCACGATCTACAACGCCGACACGCTGGGCATCCGCCCCGACCTGATCGGCCGCCCGATCAACAACTGGTCAGAGCTGCTGAACCCCGAGTTCAAGGGCAAGGCGTCGATTTTGGACATCTCGTCGATCGGTATCATGGACATGGCGATGGTCGTCGAATCCATGGGCGAGTACAAATACCCCGACAAGGGCAACATGACCCGCGAAGAGATCGACCTGACCATGGCCATCTTCACCGAGGCCAAGAAGAACGGCCAGTTCCGCGCCTTCTGGAAGTCCTTCGACGAGAGCGTGAACCTGATGGCGTCTGGCGAGGTGGTGATCCAGTCCATGTGGTCGCCCGCGATCACGGCGGTGAAGTCCAAGGGTGTACCTTGCGTTTACCAGCCGCTCGAGGAAGGCTACCGCTCTTGGGGCGGCGGCATCGGCCTGTCAGCGTCGCTGAGCGGGTTGGAGCGTGACGCGGCCTACGAATACATCAACTGGTATCTCGATGGCTGGGTCGGCGGCTACCTGATGCGTCAGGGCTACTATTCCGCCGTGCCGGAAACCTCCAAGAACTACATGTCCGAAAACGAATGGGGCTACTGGTTCGAGGGCAAAGCAGCCACCGATACCATCACCTCTCCGACGGGCGATGCCCTGGCGCAAGCCGGCGAGACACGCGACGGCGGGTCCTTCCAGGACCGCATGGGCGCGGTTGCCTGTTGGAACGCGGTTATGGACGAAAACCAATACATGGTCCGCAAGTGGAACGAGTTCATCGCGGCCTAA
- a CDS encoding DUF4345 domain-containing protein: protein MSITVLEKIALGVSGLTAVGIGAFILAAPHAFFASYGITVGDDASLLSELRAPAAGLASFGVLMLAGIWRSAMTPLAKAAALIVFLAFPAGRIIGLVIDGLPSGPIVGALFFELAVAGLCVVAFSRRANPARGPLPDI from the coding sequence TGTCCATCACTGTTCTCGAAAAAATCGCCCTCGGAGTCTCGGGTCTGACGGCTGTCGGCATCGGTGCCTTCATTCTGGCCGCGCCGCATGCGTTCTTTGCCAGCTACGGCATCACTGTCGGCGATGACGCGAGCCTCTTGAGCGAACTGCGCGCGCCAGCGGCAGGCCTCGCCTCATTCGGTGTCCTGATGTTGGCCGGGATCTGGCGCTCCGCGATGACACCCCTGGCCAAGGCTGCGGCATTGATCGTCTTCCTCGCCTTCCCGGCGGGCCGGATCATCGGGTTGGTCATCGACGGTTTGCCTTCGGGCCCCATCGTCGGTGCGCTCTTCTTCGAGTTGGCCGTTGCGGGGCTGTGCGTTGTCGCGTTCAGCCGTCGCGCGAACCCAGCACGCGGGCCACTTCCCGACATTTAA
- a CDS encoding ABC transporter ATP-binding protein, giving the protein MNAPIKELELVSVTKRYGATVAVDAINHRFQPGGYACLLGPSGCGKSSTLRMIAGHEIVSEGSILLGGADISDLPPAKRGTAMMFQNYALFPHLSVADNVAFSLKMRGDDKADRLKKAGEMLELVDLSALSDRLPDQLSGGQQQRVALARALITRPQVLLLDEPLSALDPFLRIRMRGELRKLQRELGISFVHVTHGQDEALALADEIVVMNNAIIEQAGTARDVFNAPKTAFVAQFIGGHNVIALPEGHYAIRTDAVGVLQSETGKLQGNISAVEYQGAHVSVSARIAGDQEISALIPEGTFFDNPFNPGDQVGLIWDDANLHKLTA; this is encoded by the coding sequence ATGAACGCGCCGATCAAAGAACTTGAGCTGGTATCTGTGACCAAGCGGTATGGCGCGACGGTTGCGGTCGATGCAATAAACCACAGGTTTCAACCCGGAGGGTACGCGTGCCTGCTGGGGCCTTCGGGCTGCGGGAAGTCGTCGACCCTGCGGATGATCGCGGGCCATGAAATTGTGTCTGAGGGATCCATCCTGCTGGGTGGTGCTGACATTTCCGACCTGCCACCTGCCAAGCGTGGCACGGCCATGATGTTTCAGAACTACGCGCTGTTTCCGCATCTGAGTGTTGCCGACAATGTTGCCTTCAGCCTCAAGATGCGTGGCGACGATAAGGCGGACCGGCTGAAAAAGGCCGGTGAAATGCTGGAGCTTGTGGACCTCAGCGCCCTCAGCGACAGGTTGCCGGATCAGCTGTCCGGCGGCCAGCAGCAACGTGTGGCCCTCGCGCGCGCCTTGATCACGCGGCCACAGGTCCTGCTGCTGGACGAGCCGCTTTCCGCCCTTGACCCGTTCCTGCGAATCCGCATGCGCGGGGAGTTGCGAAAGCTGCAGCGCGAGTTGGGCATCAGCTTTGTGCATGTGACCCACGGCCAGGACGAGGCATTGGCACTCGCAGACGAGATTGTCGTGATGAACAACGCCATCATCGAACAAGCCGGCACGGCGCGGGATGTGTTCAACGCGCCGAAAACGGCTTTCGTCGCTCAGTTCATCGGCGGGCATAACGTGATTGCACTGCCCGAAGGGCACTATGCCATTCGAACCGACGCTGTCGGCGTGCTGCAAAGCGAGACGGGCAAGCTGCAGGGCAACATATCCGCGGTAGAATACCAGGGCGCGCATGTATCCGTTTCGGCCCGCATTGCTGGCGATCAGGAGATCAGCGCGCTGATCCCCGAAGGCACCTTTTTCGACAACCCATTCAACCCAGGCGATCAGGTCGGTCTGATCTGGGACGACGCAAATCTGCACAAGCTTACGGCCTAG
- a CDS encoding GNAT family N-acetyltransferase has protein sequence MTIRAMTLEDLRLVLGWAAEEGWNPGLDDAEAMLAADPQGFLIKTVDGEPVAAISVVNHDPRFAFLGLYLCKPDHRGQGHGLEVWRAGIAHAGTRSIGLDGVPQQQENYEKSGFVKHGSTVRYKGWISTALDPSVRPASPDETEALIVYDARCCGMDRTAFSTAWFSTSRNRQTMVVTHGGEISGYATFRRCGLGTKIGPLNATSHADTQALLASNPFANGDQPVFVDVQQQSSPLCALLQERGFEPVFETARMFNGACPEAHPAAFHAIATMELG, from the coding sequence ATGACGATCCGCGCGATGACCCTTGAAGATCTGCGGTTGGTTCTGGGCTGGGCAGCGGAGGAGGGGTGGAATCCCGGGCTGGACGATGCGGAGGCTATGCTTGCAGCCGATCCGCAAGGCTTTCTGATCAAAACAGTCGACGGCGAACCTGTCGCCGCGATTTCTGTCGTCAATCACGACCCCCGTTTTGCCTTTCTCGGTCTCTACCTGTGCAAGCCCGATCACCGCGGCCAAGGTCACGGTCTGGAGGTCTGGCGTGCTGGCATTGCACATGCCGGGACCCGCAGCATCGGTCTGGACGGCGTGCCTCAGCAGCAAGAGAATTATGAGAAGTCAGGCTTTGTGAAACATGGCAGCACCGTGCGGTATAAAGGATGGATCAGTACGGCACTGGACCCGAGTGTCCGGCCCGCTTCACCTGATGAGACCGAGGCACTGATCGTCTATGACGCCAGATGTTGCGGCATGGATCGCACTGCATTTTCGACGGCGTGGTTTAGCACCTCGCGAAATCGACAAACTATGGTTGTGACACACGGGGGTGAGATTTCTGGATATGCGACCTTCCGGCGTTGTGGTTTGGGGACCAAAATCGGACCGCTGAACGCGACCTCGCACGCTGATACTCAGGCCTTGCTGGCATCAAATCCATTTGCAAACGGTGACCAGCCGGTCTTTGTCGACGTGCAACAGCAAAGTTCACCGCTTTGCGCACTGCTCCAAGAACGTGGCTTCGAGCCGGTTTTTGAAACTGCCCGAATGTTCAATGGTGCGTGTCCTGAAGCTCATCCAGCAGCGTTCCACGCCATCGCGACCATGGAACTTGGGTAG
- a CDS encoding LysE family translocator translates to MIDPTVLLTYSLIVLGFVFIPGPATLLTVARATTSGTKVGIATGAGITAGDFLHTIMAVVGISAIIAASATLFTIVKFLGAAYLVYLGLKAIFEKNSVDLAQGRVPITAPHAFRQAILAEVLNPKTALFFLAFLPQFVAPERGFVVAQLTVLGIVFALIGFFSTIVYSVAAGGLGNFLRRNPTVLKWQGKVVGSIFCALGVRLALQER, encoded by the coding sequence ATGATCGATCCCACCGTACTGCTAACCTATTCGTTGATCGTTCTTGGCTTTGTTTTCATTCCCGGACCCGCGACTCTCTTGACGGTTGCGCGAGCGACCACCTCTGGAACGAAAGTCGGTATTGCAACGGGTGCTGGTATCACAGCAGGAGATTTCCTCCACACCATCATGGCGGTGGTCGGTATCTCCGCCATCATCGCAGCGTCTGCGACGCTTTTTACAATAGTGAAATTTCTTGGGGCCGCGTATCTGGTTTACCTTGGATTGAAGGCGATCTTTGAGAAAAATTCGGTCGATCTTGCCCAGGGTCGCGTTCCTATCACAGCACCTCACGCCTTCAGACAGGCGATTCTTGCCGAAGTACTGAACCCTAAGACCGCGCTGTTCTTCCTTGCGTTTCTGCCTCAGTTTGTCGCCCCTGAAAGAGGCTTTGTGGTCGCGCAGCTTACCGTTCTTGGGATCGTATTCGCGCTGATCGGCTTCTTCAGCACAATTGTCTACTCAGTCGCGGCAGGTGGCCTGGGCAACTTCCTCCGCCGCAATCCGACTGTTCTCAAGTGGCAGGGCAAGGTTGTTGGTAGCATCTTCTGCGCTCTTGGCGTTCGGCTCGCGCTTCAGGAACGATAA
- a CDS encoding DUF1772 domain-containing protein, producing the protein MSSFVFVLLQLSILAYAIVGGVFLAFSDFIMRSLSRTGGNGGVEAMQVINREVFRWVFMTLFLGMAAVSVFVVVYSAMNLAGAPGTLILLGALVYLFGCFAVTVFFNVPMNEALAGMELSADATRDYWTGTYLPRWTMWNTVRTLACALAAAMMLFGLVWLAQSQTKLV; encoded by the coding sequence ATGTCATCCTTCGTTTTCGTTCTGCTGCAGCTTTCCATTCTCGCCTACGCGATCGTTGGTGGTGTGTTCCTGGCCTTTTCTGACTTCATCATGCGCTCGCTCTCCCGCACCGGCGGAAATGGTGGCGTTGAAGCCATGCAAGTCATCAATCGCGAGGTGTTTCGCTGGGTGTTCATGACGCTTTTTCTCGGTATGGCCGCCGTGTCGGTATTCGTCGTCGTCTACAGCGCGATGAACCTTGCCGGTGCACCGGGAACGCTCATCCTGCTCGGCGCACTGGTCTACCTGTTCGGGTGCTTCGCTGTTACGGTATTCTTTAATGTCCCGATGAACGAGGCGCTTGCAGGTATGGAGCTGTCGGCAGACGCGACCCGCGACTACTGGACCGGCACCTACCTGCCGCGCTGGACCATGTGGAACACGGTCCGCACGCTGGCCTGTGCATTGGCCGCCGCGATGATGCTCTTTGGGCTTGTCTGGCTTGCGCAGTCGCAAACGAAACTGGTGTGA
- a CDS encoding GntR family transcriptional regulator has protein sequence MTRTADSTPAPPATSDGISQALSLAIHEHRIAPGTRLGEDELSEIYGVSRTVVRAALQTLSHIKLVDIRRNKGASVASPSITEAHEVFEARELLEPRTARSAAKHATSADITMLERHINDEHAALDANDPGRALYLSGLFHTEIARIAGQATITGFIETLIARSSLIIALYWRRESALCEKHAHYALLQALADHNEQQAEELMRSHLVDLHSALDLRERNAHTLSLKDALSP, from the coding sequence ATGACCCGAACCGCAGATTCGACACCAGCACCACCCGCAACGAGCGACGGCATTTCGCAGGCGCTGTCTCTGGCCATCCACGAACATAGGATCGCACCGGGCACACGGCTGGGCGAAGACGAGCTGTCCGAGATTTATGGGGTGTCGCGCACGGTGGTGCGTGCGGCCTTGCAGACCCTGTCACATATCAAACTGGTTGATATCAGACGCAATAAAGGCGCTTCCGTTGCATCCCCCTCAATCACCGAAGCGCATGAGGTTTTCGAGGCACGCGAACTGCTTGAACCGCGCACGGCCCGCAGTGCGGCCAAACACGCGACATCGGCCGACATCACGATGCTCGAGCGCCACATCAACGACGAACATGCAGCGCTTGACGCAAATGATCCCGGGCGGGCGCTCTATCTGTCCGGTCTGTTCCACACGGAAATTGCCCGGATCGCCGGGCAAGCAACAATTACCGGGTTCATCGAGACCCTGATCGCGCGGTCCTCGCTGATCATCGCTCTGTATTGGCGCCGCGAAAGCGCCCTGTGTGAAAAACATGCGCACTATGCGCTGTTACAGGCGTTGGCCGATCACAATGAACAACAGGCAGAGGAGTTGATGCGGAGCCATCTGGTCGACCTGCATTCGGCCTTGGATCTGCGCGAACGCAACGCGCACACGCTTTCGCTCAAGGATGCGCTCTCCCCATGA